A segment of the Aridibaculum aurantiacum genome:
CAACAGGCAGCTGCACCAGCACAGGTTTCTAATACTGCACAAGAACAACCTGCTGCTTCAAAATCTTCTGACAATTTAATTGCCATCCGCAGCCCGATGATCGGGACTTTTTACCGTAGTGCATCACCAGATAAACCTTCGTTTGTAAACGTAGGTGACGAAGTAGCTCCAGGTAAAACTGTATGCATCATTGAAGCAATGAAACTTTTCAATGAAATCGAAAGTGAAGTGAAAGGAACTATTGTAAAGGTGCTTGTAGATGATGCAAGCCCTGTAGAGTACGACCAGCCTTTGTTCCTGGTTGAACCTGCATAAGAAGTGGTAGTTCAAAAGTTCCAGTGGAGCTTTTGCCTACAACAATTATCAATGTGTAGTAACAATAGCGGGCAAGAATAATTTCATGAATAAGTACTGGTGGTTCTTTTATCCCTTAAACCATCAGCCAATAATTGTCATATGTTCAAAAAAATATTGATAGCAAACAGGGGTGAAATAGCACTGCGTGTTATTCGCACCTGTCGCGAAATGGGTATAAAAACAGTTGCTGTTTATTCAACAGCAGATAAGGATAGTCTTCATGTAAAATTTGCCGATGAAGCTGTTTGCATTGGCAAACCTCAAAGCAGCGAGTCTTATTTAAACATTCCTCATATAATGGCTGCGGCGGAGATTACTAACGCAGATGCCATTCACCCAGGTTATGGTTTCCTTGCAGAAAATGCAAAGTTCTCTCAGATATGTGCCGACCACGGGATCAAGTTTATAGGACCTACTCCTGATATGATCAGCAAGATGGGAGACAAGATAACTGCCAAAGAAACCATGATAAAAGCCGGAGTACCTGTGGTACCTGGTGGAGAAGGTTTGCTTGAGACAGTAGAAGAGGCTAAGGCATTAGCCAAAGAAATAGGATACCCGGTGATACTGAAAGCTACTGCCGGTGGTGGTGGTAAAGGTATGCGT
Coding sequences within it:
- the accB gene encoding acetyl-CoA carboxylase biotin carboxyl carrier protein — translated: MDFKQIQELIKIINKSNIGELTIEEKDFKITIRQKEDAVPVYSASVPAPAMAQYPVAQQAAAPAQVSNTAQEQPAASKSSDNLIAIRSPMIGTFYRSASPDKPSFVNVGDEVAPGKTVCIIEAMKLFNEIESEVKGTIVKVLVDDASPVEYDQPLFLVEPA